From one Camarhynchus parvulus chromosome 25, STF_HiC, whole genome shotgun sequence genomic stretch:
- the NR1I3 gene encoding nuclear receptor subfamily 1 group I member 3, with protein MEGTHRDRQGHAGTAGDTEGPDDPSLRGDNSLSPTAPGDIGSARDPPGDTEPDGDKVCAVCGDRANGYHFHVLSCEGCKGFFRRSILKGVRFTCPLARRCAVTKAKRRQCQACRLQKCLDVGMRRDMIMSEEALRRRRELRGQRGQPGAQRGQPGGQRGHEGLTAEQQELIALLIGAHQRTFDSSFSQFMHSWPAVRLLVPSPAGGAAAAGMSLSLSPQEEALPDALSLLPQFADLSTFMIQQVIKFAKEIPVFRSLPLEAQISLLKGATLGICQIRYNTVFNPRTKAWECGQRCYTIRDGALAGFQQVYLEPLLKFHESLRRLRLHEAEYALLQAMLLFSPDHAGIAQREVIDQFQEKVALALKSYIDHQHPPEEGRFLYAKLLLLLTELQTLKVENTRQILHIQDLSAMTPLLSEIIS; from the exons aTGGAGGGGACGCACAGAGACCGCCAGGGACATGCGGGGACCGCCGGCGACACTGAGGGACCCGATGACCCCTCACTGCGAGGGGACAATTCCCTGTCACCGACCGCACCGGGGGACATCGGCTCAG cccgggacccccccggggaCACGGAGCCCGACGGGGACAAAGTGTGCGCCGTGTGCGGGGACAGGGCCAACGGGTACCACTTCCACGTGCTGAGCTGCGAGGGCTGCAAGGGCTTCTTCAG gcGCTCCATCCTCAAGGGGGTCCGTTTCACGTGTCCCCTGGCGCGGCGCTGCGCTGTCACCAAGGCCAAGCGGCGACAGTGCCAGGCCTGCCGCCTGCAGAAGTGCCTGGACGTGGGCATGAGGAGGGACA TGATCATGTCGGAGGAggcgctgcggcggcggcgggagctgcggggacagaggggacagcccggggcacagcggggacagccggggggacagcggggacacgaGGGACTGACGGCCGAGCAGCAGGAGCTAATCGCGCTGCTCATCGGCGCCCACCAGAGAACCTTCGACTCCAGCTTCTCGCAGTTCATGCACTCCTGG CCCGCCGTGCGCCTGCTGGTGCCGAGCCCCGCTggcggggctgcggccgcgGGGATGTCGCTGTCGCTGTCGCCGCAGGAGGAGGCGCTGCCGGACGCGCTGTCGCTGCTGCCGCAGTTCGCGGACCTGAGCACGTTCATGATCCAGCAGGTGATCAAATTCGCCAAGGAGATCCCGGTGTTCAG GAGTTTGCCGCTGGAGGCGCAGATCTCGCTGCTGAAAGGGGCCACGCTGGGCATCTGCCAGATCCGCTACAACACCGTGTTCAACCCCAGAACCAAGGCCTGGGAGTGCGGGCAGCGCTGCTACACCATCCGCGACGGGGCCCTGG CCGGGTTCCAGCAGGTGTACCTGGAGCCGCTGCTCAAGTTCCACGAGAGCCTGCGGCGCCTGCGGCTGCACGAGGCCGAGTACGCGCTGCTCCAGGCCATGCTGCTCTTCTCGCCAG ACCACGCCGGCATCGCCCAGCGCGAGGTCATCGACCAGTTCCAGGAGAAGGTGGCGCTGGCCCTCAAGAGCTACATCGACCACCAGCACCCCCCCGAGGAGGGCAG gttCCTGTAcgccaagctgctgctgctgctgacgGAGCTGCAGACGCTGAAGGTGGAGAACACGCGGCAGATCCTGCACATCCAGGACCTGTCGGCCATGACGCCGCTGCTCTCCGAGATCATCAGCTGA
- the TOMM40L gene encoding mitochondrial import receptor subunit TOM40B isoform X1: MGNAEGRAPRRAQPRGNPGSFDELHRLCKEVFPPQMEGVKLIVTKTLSSHFQVTHTVHMSTLGPSGYRFNATFVGDRQLGPTEVFPTLLGDMDSSGSLNAQALHLLGDHLRAKAVFQTHQAKFVTWQFDGEYRGEDCTATLTLGNPDLLGGSVIVVAHFLQSVTARLVLGGELVYHRRPGEEGAILTLAGKYSAPNWVTTLNVGYGGAHASYYHRANEQVQVGVELEANTRLQESTFTFGYQLTLPGANAVFRGLLDSNWSVGGVLEKKLPPLPVTLALGAFLNHCRSRFHCGFCVTVG, from the exons ATGGGCAACGCCGAgggccgggccccgcgccgGGCCCAGCCCCGCGGCAACCCCGGCAGCTTCGATGAGCTGCACCGGCTCTGCAAAG AGGTGTTCCCGCCGCAGATGGAGGGCGTGAAGCTGATCGTCACCAAGACCCTGAGCAGCCACTTCCAG gtgaCACACACGGTGCACATGAGCACCCTGGGCCCCTCCGGGTACCGCTTCAACGCCACCTTCGTGGGGGACCGCCAGCTGGGGCCCACCGAG gtgttcCCCACGCTGCTCGGGGACATGGACAGCAGTGGCAGCCTCAATGCCCAGGCCCTGCACCTGCTGGGTGACCACCTCCGTGCCAAGGCCGTGTTCCAG acgCACCAGGCCAAGTTTGTGACGTGGCAGTTCGACGGCGAGTACCGGGGCGAGGACTGCACGGCCACGCTCACCCTGGGCAACCCCGACCTGCTGGGCGGCTCCG tgATCGTGGTGGCACATTTCCTGCAGAGCGTCACCGCCCGCCTGGTGCTGGGCGGGGAGCTCGTGTACCACCGGCGGCCCGGGGAGGAGGGAGCCATCCTCACCCTGGCCGGGAAGTACTCGG CCCCGAACTGGGTGACAACGCTCAACGTGGGCTACGGGGGGGCCCACGCCAGCTACTACCACCGGGCCAACGAGCAG gtgcAGGTGGGTGTGGAGCTGGAGGCCAACACGCGTTTGCAGGAGAGCACCTTCACCTTCGGCTACCAGCTCACCCTGCCCGGGGCCAACGCCGTCTTCAGAG ggcTCCTGGACAGCAATTGGAGCGTGGGGGGGGTCCTGGAGAAGAAGCTGCCCCCCCTGCCCGTGACGCTGGCCCTGGGAGCCTTCCTGAACCACTGCAGGAGCCGCTTCCACTGCGGCTTCTGCGTCACCGTGGGATGA
- the TOMM40L gene encoding mitochondrial import receptor subunit TOM40B isoform X2 has protein sequence MGNAEGRAPRRAQPRGNPGSFDELHRLCKEVFPPQMEGVKLIVTKTLSSHFQVTHTVHMSTLGPSGYRFNATFVGDRQLGPTEVFPTLLGDMDSSGSLNAQALHLLGDHLRAKAVFQTHQAKFVTWQFDGEYRGEDCTATLTLGNPDLLGGSVIVVAHFLQSVTARLVLGGELVYHRRPGEEGAILTLAGKYSAPNWVTTLNVGYGGAHASYYHRANEQVQVGVELEANTRLQESTFTFGYQLTLPGANAVFRGVPVSPQGSWTAIGAWGGSWRRSCPPCP, from the exons ATGGGCAACGCCGAgggccgggccccgcgccgGGCCCAGCCCCGCGGCAACCCCGGCAGCTTCGATGAGCTGCACCGGCTCTGCAAAG AGGTGTTCCCGCCGCAGATGGAGGGCGTGAAGCTGATCGTCACCAAGACCCTGAGCAGCCACTTCCAG gtgaCACACACGGTGCACATGAGCACCCTGGGCCCCTCCGGGTACCGCTTCAACGCCACCTTCGTGGGGGACCGCCAGCTGGGGCCCACCGAG gtgttcCCCACGCTGCTCGGGGACATGGACAGCAGTGGCAGCCTCAATGCCCAGGCCCTGCACCTGCTGGGTGACCACCTCCGTGCCAAGGCCGTGTTCCAG acgCACCAGGCCAAGTTTGTGACGTGGCAGTTCGACGGCGAGTACCGGGGCGAGGACTGCACGGCCACGCTCACCCTGGGCAACCCCGACCTGCTGGGCGGCTCCG tgATCGTGGTGGCACATTTCCTGCAGAGCGTCACCGCCCGCCTGGTGCTGGGCGGGGAGCTCGTGTACCACCGGCGGCCCGGGGAGGAGGGAGCCATCCTCACCCTGGCCGGGAAGTACTCGG CCCCGAACTGGGTGACAACGCTCAACGTGGGCTACGGGGGGGCCCACGCCAGCTACTACCACCGGGCCAACGAGCAG gtgcAGGTGGGTGTGGAGCTGGAGGCCAACACGCGTTTGCAGGAGAGCACCTTCACCTTCGGCTACCAGCTCACCCTGCCCGGGGCCAACGCCGTCTTCAGAG gtgtccccgtgtccccgcagggcTCCTGGACAGCAATTGGAGCGTGGGGGGGGTCCTGGAGAAGAAGCTGCCCCCCCTGCCCGTGA